From the genome of Calliopsis andreniformis isolate RMS-2024a unplaced genomic scaffold, iyCalAndr_principal scaffold0022, whole genome shotgun sequence, one region includes:
- the LOC143187334 gene encoding uncharacterized protein LOC143187334 produces the protein MSLKSGGYNFRQLVLHLLKIVFINPANVINLLFTTAYFSRYTLTPVNYKEIILSEILEEIILRSMEDESFTAERAGTLDFEESRSIEAEFVDTSPDDITNAELAQETEVCLPEEQGQDEEGEVDFDYKKRAVEYWKSATSKRKSFQTVQHRFRKVKYPQQLYRWEKYVEADGARRDKLLYVSNYVLAKFTDAIDEGGIIHDRDLQRWAHEAKENVEFPSFKASHSWISNFKGVHDIVSRKITKFISRPRPQNTEDLNLAIDNFIRTVKPQIRNYGAENVFNSDESGFNLELHSGRTLAVRG, from the coding sequence ATGAGTTTAAAGAGTGGAGGTTATAACTTTCGCCAGTTAGTGCTTCATCTACTGAAAATAGTATTCATAAATCCGGCAAATGTAATTAATTTGCTCTTTACAACAGCATACTTCTCGAGGTATACCCTCACTCCTGTGAACTATAAGGAGATCATCTTATCGGAAATATTAGAGGAAATTATACTTCGAAGTATGGAGGATGAATCATTTACGGCAGAACGAGCTGGCACCTTGGATTTTGAAGAATCAAGATCAATAGAAGCAGAGTTTGTAGATACGTCACCTGATGACATTACGAATGCCGAACTTGCACAAGAAACTGAAGTTTGTCTTCCAGAAGAACAAGGACAAGACGAAGAAGGGGAAGTCGATTTTGACTACAAGAAAAGGGCGGTAGAATATTGGAAAAGTGCCACGAGTAAACGGAAATCGTTTCAAACAGTGCAACATCGTTTTCGAAAAGTTAAATACCCTCAGCAATTATATAGATGGGAAAAATATGTAGAAGCAGATGGCGCGCGAAGGGACAAGTTATTGTATGTTTCGAATTATGTCCTTGCGAAATTTACTGATGCTATTGACGAAGGTGGCATAATTCATGATAGAGATCTTCAAAGGTGGGCGCATGAAGCAAAAGAAAATGTcgagtttccatcatttaaagcaAGTCATTCGTGGATATCAAACTTTAAAGGTGTTCATGATATAGTTTCGCGAAAAATAACGAAATTCATATctcgtcctcgtccacaaaataCTGAAGATCTCAACCTGGCAATAGATAATTTTATAAGAACTGTGAAACCACAGATTAGGAATTATGGAGCAGAAAATGTATTCAATTCCGATGAAAGTGGTTTCAATTTGGAGTTACATTCTGGCCGAACATTAGCTGTACGCGGATAA